The following are from one region of the Nicotiana tabacum cultivar K326 chromosome 3, ASM71507v2, whole genome shotgun sequence genome:
- the LOC107814303 gene encoding DNA cross-link repair protein SNM1, with protein MEKCKEGRKLMKETVISDCTFDDFHSYSDDDGENCFQPDNLEDDETTHHLEYSEQICSSSVKKRRLTQTNLFQSWGLKNPADHGKSKNVKQTNLFQLWGFENPGKSKSVQKTTTSLASCKSQRVCPFYKRIPGTPFTVDAFRYGPVKGCSAYFLSHFHADHYIGLTKVWSHGPIYCTNLTARLVRICLNVSPSFICPLELGTEYDLKGIKVTMLDANHCPGAALIHFRLPNGQCYLHTGDFRASKLMQSYPLLASQRINILYLDTTYCNPKYRFPSKEEVLKFVVGVTRTYLNNYPKTIVVVGAYSIGKEHVYFAISKALGVKIYANASRRRILQSFGWAGISENLSTNRKDTPLHILPISSLKFEMLERYLASQDGQYTRMLAFRPTGWTYSETIGENLNLIKPTSKGNITIYGVPYSEHSSFTELQEFVQFLRPEKIIPTVNVGNAVYREKMQSYFQQWLKA; from the exons ATGGAGAAGTGCAAGGAGGGGCGAAAGCTGATGAAAGAGACGGTAATAAGTGATTGTACCTTTGATGATTTCCATTCGTATTCCGACGACGACGGCGAGAACTGTTTTCAACCCGATAACCTTGAGGACGATGAAACAACGCACCATTTGGAATATTCAGAGCAGATATGCTCCTCCAGTGTTAAGAAGAGAAGACTGACGCAGACGAATCTATTCCAGTCGTGGGGCCTTAAGAATCCTGCTGACCATGGCAAGAGCAAGAACGTCAAGCAGACGAATCTATTCCAGCTGTGGGGCTTTGAGAATCCTGGAAAGAGCAAGAGCGTCCAAAAGACCACTACTTCTCTTGCTTCCTGCAAAAGCCAACGCGTTTGCCCCTTCTATAAGAGGATTCCGG GAACGCCCTTCACTGTTGACGCATTTCGCTATGGTCCAGTCAAAGGCTGCTCTGCCTATTTCCTTAGTCACTTCCATGCCGATCATTATATTGGCTTGACGAAAGTATGGTCACATGGCCCTATCTACTGTACCAACCTGACTGCTCGCCTAGTTAGAATCTGTCTTAATGTTAGTCCATC TTTCATCTGTCCTCTGGAACTAGGTACTGAATACGACCTTAAAGGAATCAAAGTTACTATGCTTGATGCTAATCACTGTCCTGGTGCTGCTCTCATTCACTTCCGTCTCCCAAATGGACAATGTTACTTGCACACTGGAGACTTTAGGGCTTCGAAGCTGATGCAATCATATCCACTTCTTGCAAGCCAACGTATTAATATACTATACCTTGACACAACATATTGCAATCCAAAGTACAG GTTTCCTTCCAAAGAAGAAGTTTTGAAATTTGTTGTGGGCGTCACGAGAACATATTTgaataattatccaaaaaccATCGTGGTTGTTGGTGCATACAGCATCGGAAAAGAACATGTGTATTTTGCAATTTCCAAGGCACTCGGG GTAAAAATATATGCAAATGCTTCCAGGAGGCGCATTCTTCAGTCTTTTGGCTGGGCAGGAATTTCTGAAAATCTGTCAACAAACAGGAAAGATACACCTTTACACATATTGCCTATATCATCCTTGAAATTTGAG ATGCTGGAGCGTTATTTGGCATCACAAGACGGACAGTACACTAGAATGTTGGCATTCCGACCAACAG GTTGGACTTACTCAGAGACCATTGGGGAGAATCTAAACTTAATAAAACCCACTTCTAAAGGCAACATCACTATTTATG GAGTTCCATATAGTGAGCATTCTAGTTTCACAGAGCTGCAGGAATTTGTTCAG TTTCTGAGGCCAGAAAAGATAATTCCTACTGTCAATGTTGGAAATGCTGTATATCGTGAGAAGATGCAATCGTACTTTCAGCAGTGGCTGAAAGCCTGA